A region from the Drosophila bipectinata strain 14024-0381.07 chromosome 3R, DbipHiC1v2, whole genome shotgun sequence genome encodes:
- the mtd gene encoding nuclear receptor coactivator 7 isoform X16: protein MQNVLITSHYYWSRRASQDVSSLSRSVDNLAIPVRRSKSRSVDHGLAAPFDLDSLRSKVEQRFESVDKLSRQKSSLPTIPTISYTVGNRDTLTSVAARFDTTPSELTHLNRLNSSFIYPGQQLLVPDKSAKDDASSSCTNDQDGGSLSGKSSPVERKLSGDESREKDILEGLRPGSPKPGHIERVGSSSQQQAEEEANKSDDPVITQRFLKINVRHITDGQGVVGGVLLVTPNAVMFDPNVSDPLVIEHGPESYGVIAPMELVVNAAIFHDIAHMRVAGGAGQGLASGSGGSGDADKPEIYYPKPVLVEEDSKELSEQDGEANKERLEAEIGSLEIADDQESLCSSTGRDGDAFPKAFDRERVDDSSTEAKDSAKTDAQEDEDKKVGLGITDTRTTLEERRKSLLDHHWAIPSKDRYCLSNSRRSSEDEGDNESNITVDSGSRVQDPHSAASSVSGVPLSQPTAAGASGAVAPAAAASAVGPLPPSAVDLEHLEQLSKQSCYDSGIDIREPIPNVQPIPKKTVYSDADIVLSSEWVPPKTIVPTHFSESPPRSTILGQSLDAGTAGGARKKTSSVSFSVDDEAAQQAQAQAAAAAVTDKQADKKNKMLKRLSYPLTWVEGLTGEGGAVPPAGLGSGSLNKSADTDSAPNTGDSNQSVFSKVFSRRSSIGTFIRPHSSEGTSSSTKLKEAKQAPKLDYRSMVSMDDKPELFISVDKLIPRPARACLDPPLYLRLRMGKPIGKAIPLPTSVMSYGKNKLRAEYWFSVPKNRVDELYRFINTWVKHLYGELDEEQIKSRGFELIQEDTEWTKSGTTKAILGGGSQDGEEISDLTRESWEVLSMSTDEYRKTSLFATGSFELDFPIPDLIGKTEILTEEHREKLCSHLPARAEGYSWSLIFSTSQHGFALNSLYRKMARLESPVLIVIEDTEHNVFGALTSCSLHVSDHFYGTGESLLYKFNPSFKVFHWTGENMYFIKGNMESLSIGAGDGRFGLWLDGDLNQGRSQHCSTYGNEPLAPQEDFVIKTLECWAFV from the exons GGCAAAAGTCTTCATTGCCCACCATACCCACCATTTCCTACACCGTGGGCAATCGCGACACCCTGACCTCAGTGGCAGCTAGATTCGACACCACGCCCTCGGAGCTGACACACCTGAACCGGCTGAACAGCTCCTTCATCTATCCGGGCCAGCAGCTGCTGGTGCCCGACAAGAGTGCCAAAGATGATGCATCCAGCAGCTGCACCAACGACCAGGATGGAGGCAGCCTCTCCGGCAAGTCGAGTCCGGTTGAGCGCAAATTGTCCGGCGACGAGAGCCGGGAGAAAG ACATCCTTGAGGGCCTGCGCCCTGGATCCCCCAAACCGGGCCACATCGAGCGCgtgggcagcagcagccagcagCAAGCCGAGGAGGAGGCCAACAAGAGCGATGACCCGGTGATCACGCAGCGCTTCCTTAAGATTAATGTACGCCATATCACCGATGGCCAGGGAGTGGTGGGAGGTGTGCTCCTGGTGACGCCCAATGCCGTCATGTTCGATCCCAATGTCAGTGATCCGCTGGTCATCGAACATGGCCCAGAAAGCTATGGTGTTATCGCACCCATGGAGCTGGTGGTCAATGCAGCCATCTTTCACGACATTGCACACATGAGAGTGGCCGGTGGAGCGGGTCAGGGCTTGGCCTCCGGCAGCGGCGGGTCCGGCGATGCTGACAAGCCGGAAATCTACTACCCCAAACCAGTATTAGTCGAGGAGGACTCCAAGGAGTTGTCGGAGCAGGACGGCGAGGCCAACAAAGAGCGCTTGGAGG CTGAAATTGGATCCCTGGAGATAGCCGACGACCAGGAGTCGCTCTGCTCCAGCACTGGACGCGATGGCGATGCCTTCCCCAAGGCCTTCGACCGCGAACGTGTGGAC GACTCATCTACGGAAGCCAAAGATAGCGCTAAGACTGACGCTCAAGAGGATGAGGATAAGAAGGTCGGCCTGGGCATCACAGACACCCGCACCACATTGGAGGAGCGACGCAAGAGTCTGCTGGACCACCACTGGGCTATTCCGAGCAAAGACCG CTATTGTTTGTCTAATTCCCGAAGATCATCGGAAGACGAGGGCGACAACGAGTCCAACATCACCGTGGACAGCGGATCGCGTGTCCAGGATCCCCACTCGGCCGCCAGCTCCGTCAGCGGAGTGCCGCTTAGCCAGCCGACTGCAGCCGGAGCCTCGGGAGCCGTCGCCCCGGCAGCTGCCGCCTCGGCCGTTGGCCCCCTACCCCCCTCAGCCGTCGATTTGGAGCATTTGGAACAGCTCTCGAAGCAGTCGTGCTACGACTCCGGCATCGACATCCGCGAACCCATTCCCAACGTGCAGCCTATACCAAAGAAAACTGTTTACAGTGACGCAGACATAGTCCTCAGCTCCGAATGGGTACCACCGAAGACCATTGTGCCGACGCACTTCAGCGAGTCCCCGCCGCGCAGCACCATCCTGGGCCAGAGCCTGGACGCCGGCACCGCCGGAGGGGCACGCAAAAAGACATCCAGTGTCAGCTTCAGCGTAGATGACGAGGCTGCCCAGCAGGCTCAGGCCCAAGCGGCTGCAGCGGCGGTCACCGACAAGCAGGCGGACAAGAAAAACAAG ATGCTGAAACGTCTCTCGTATCCCCTGACCTGGGTGGAGGGTCTGACCGGCGAGGGCGGAGCTGTGCCGCCCGCGGGGCTGGGCAGTGGCAGCCTAAACAAGTCGGCGGACACGGACTCAGCGCCCAACACTGGTGACTCCAACCAGAGTGTCTTTTCGAAAGTATTCTCGAG GCGTTCCTCAATCGGTACCTTTATACGGCCGCACTCGTCGGAGGGCACATCGTCCAGCACCAAACTGAAGGAGGCCAAGCAGGCGCCGAAGCTGGACTACCGCTCCATGGTCTCCATGGACGACAAGCCGGAACTCTTTATCAGCGTGGACA AACTCATTCCACGCCCGGCACGCGCCTGCCTTGACCCTCCATTGTATCTGCGCCTGCGCATGGGCAAGCCCATTGGCAAGGCTATTCCGCTGCCAACCTCTGTCATGTCCTACGGCAAGAACAAGTTGCGCGCTGAATACTGGTTCAGTGTGCCCAAGAATCG CGTTGATGAGCTCTATCGCTTCATAAACACCTGGGTGAAACACCTGTACGGTGAACTGGACGAAGAGCAGATCAAGTCGCGTGGCTTTGAGTTGATCCAGGAGGACACCGAGTGGACCAAGAGCGGCACCACCAAGGCCATACTCGGCGGCGGCAGCCAGGATGGCGAGGAGATTAGCGACCTGACCCGCGAGTCCTGGGAG GTGCTGTCCATGAGCACAGATGAATATCGCAAGACTTCACTCTTTGCCACCGGCTCCTTCGAGCTTGACTTCCCCATACCAGATCTGATTGGCAAGACAGAAATTCTCACAGAAGAGCATCG CGAGAAGCTCTGCTCACATCTGCCAGCTAGGGCCGAGGGCTACTCCTGGTCGCTGATCTTCAGTACCTCACAACATGGTTTCGCACTGAACTCTCTGTACCGCAAAATGGCGCGTCTGGAGAGTCCAGTTCTAATTGTCATCGAGGACACAGAGCACAAT gTATTTGGTGCTCTGACCTCTTGCTCGCTGCACGTTTCCGACCACTTTTACGGAACCGGCGAGTCCCTGCTCTACAAATTCAACCCCAGCTTCAAAGTGTTCCATTGGACTGGCGAGAACATGTACTTCATCAAGGGCAACATGGAGTCCCTTTCGATTGGCGCTGGAGA TGGTCGCTTTGGCCTGTGGCTGGATGGTGATCTGAACCAGGGACGATCGCAACATTGCAGCACATACGGCAATGAGCCACTGGCGCCACAAGAAGACTTTGTTATCAAAACACTCGAATGCTGGGCATTTGTTTAA
- the mtd gene encoding nuclear receptor coactivator 7 isoform X15, with translation MQNVLITSHYYWSRRASQDVSSLSRSVDNLAIPVRRSKSRSVDHGLAAPFDLDSLRSKVEQRFESVDKLSRQKSSLPTIPTISYTVGNRDTLTSVAARFDTTPSELTHLNRLNSSFIYPGQQLLVPDKSAKDDASSSCTNDQDGGSLSGKSSPVERKLSGDESREKDILEGLRPGSPKPGHIERVGSSSQQQAEEEANKSDDPVITQRFLKINVRHITDGQGVVGGVLLVTPNAVMFDPNVSDPLVIEHGPESYGVIAPMELVVNAAIFHDIAHMRVAGGAGQGLASGSGGSGDADKPEIYYPKPVLVEEDSKELSEQDGEANKERLEAEIGSLEIADDQESLCSSTGRDGDAFPKAFDRERVDDSSTEAKDSAKTDAQEDEDKKVGLGITDTRTTLEERRKSLLDHHWAIPSKDRSSEDEGDNESNITVDSGSRVQDPHSAASSVSGVPLSQPTAAGASGAVAPAAAASAVGPLPPSAVDLEHLEQLSKQSCYDSGIDIREPIPNVQPIPKKTVYSDADIVLSSEWVPPKTIVPTHFSESPPRSTILGQSLDAGTAGGARKKTSSVSFSVDDEAAQQAQAQAAAAAVTDKQADKKNKMLKRLSYPLTWVEGLTGEGGAVPPAGLGSGSLNKSADTDSAPNTGDSNQSVFSKVFSRRSSIGTFIRPHSSEGTSSSTKLKEAKQAPKLDYRSMVSMDDKPELFISVDKLIPRPARACLDPPLYLRLRMGKPIGKAIPLPTSVMSYGKNKLRAEYWFSVPKNRVDELYRFINTWVKHLYGELDEEQIKSRGFELIQEDTEWTKSGTTKAILGGGSQDGEEISDLTRESWELIKAPFAKTYKIIKTASHAASHEVELLGGEVLSMSTDEYRKTSLFATGSFELDFPIPDLIGKTEILTEEHREKLCSHLPARAEGYSWSLIFSTSQHGFALNSLYRKMARLESPVLIVIEDTEHNVFGALTSCSLHVSDHFYGTGESLLYKFNPSFKVFHWTGENMYFIKGNMESLSIGAGDGRFGLWLDGDLNQGRSQHCSTYGNEPLAPQEDFVIKTLECWAFV, from the exons GGCAAAAGTCTTCATTGCCCACCATACCCACCATTTCCTACACCGTGGGCAATCGCGACACCCTGACCTCAGTGGCAGCTAGATTCGACACCACGCCCTCGGAGCTGACACACCTGAACCGGCTGAACAGCTCCTTCATCTATCCGGGCCAGCAGCTGCTGGTGCCCGACAAGAGTGCCAAAGATGATGCATCCAGCAGCTGCACCAACGACCAGGATGGAGGCAGCCTCTCCGGCAAGTCGAGTCCGGTTGAGCGCAAATTGTCCGGCGACGAGAGCCGGGAGAAAG ACATCCTTGAGGGCCTGCGCCCTGGATCCCCCAAACCGGGCCACATCGAGCGCgtgggcagcagcagccagcagCAAGCCGAGGAGGAGGCCAACAAGAGCGATGACCCGGTGATCACGCAGCGCTTCCTTAAGATTAATGTACGCCATATCACCGATGGCCAGGGAGTGGTGGGAGGTGTGCTCCTGGTGACGCCCAATGCCGTCATGTTCGATCCCAATGTCAGTGATCCGCTGGTCATCGAACATGGCCCAGAAAGCTATGGTGTTATCGCACCCATGGAGCTGGTGGTCAATGCAGCCATCTTTCACGACATTGCACACATGAGAGTGGCCGGTGGAGCGGGTCAGGGCTTGGCCTCCGGCAGCGGCGGGTCCGGCGATGCTGACAAGCCGGAAATCTACTACCCCAAACCAGTATTAGTCGAGGAGGACTCCAAGGAGTTGTCGGAGCAGGACGGCGAGGCCAACAAAGAGCGCTTGGAGG CTGAAATTGGATCCCTGGAGATAGCCGACGACCAGGAGTCGCTCTGCTCCAGCACTGGACGCGATGGCGATGCCTTCCCCAAGGCCTTCGACCGCGAACGTGTGGAC GACTCATCTACGGAAGCCAAAGATAGCGCTAAGACTGACGCTCAAGAGGATGAGGATAAGAAGGTCGGCCTGGGCATCACAGACACCCGCACCACATTGGAGGAGCGACGCAAGAGTCTGCTGGACCACCACTGGGCTATTCCGAGCAAAGACCG ATCATCGGAAGACGAGGGCGACAACGAGTCCAACATCACCGTGGACAGCGGATCGCGTGTCCAGGATCCCCACTCGGCCGCCAGCTCCGTCAGCGGAGTGCCGCTTAGCCAGCCGACTGCAGCCGGAGCCTCGGGAGCCGTCGCCCCGGCAGCTGCCGCCTCGGCCGTTGGCCCCCTACCCCCCTCAGCCGTCGATTTGGAGCATTTGGAACAGCTCTCGAAGCAGTCGTGCTACGACTCCGGCATCGACATCCGCGAACCCATTCCCAACGTGCAGCCTATACCAAAGAAAACTGTTTACAGTGACGCAGACATAGTCCTCAGCTCCGAATGGGTACCACCGAAGACCATTGTGCCGACGCACTTCAGCGAGTCCCCGCCGCGCAGCACCATCCTGGGCCAGAGCCTGGACGCCGGCACCGCCGGAGGGGCACGCAAAAAGACATCCAGTGTCAGCTTCAGCGTAGATGACGAGGCTGCCCAGCAGGCTCAGGCCCAAGCGGCTGCAGCGGCGGTCACCGACAAGCAGGCGGACAAGAAAAACAAG ATGCTGAAACGTCTCTCGTATCCCCTGACCTGGGTGGAGGGTCTGACCGGCGAGGGCGGAGCTGTGCCGCCCGCGGGGCTGGGCAGTGGCAGCCTAAACAAGTCGGCGGACACGGACTCAGCGCCCAACACTGGTGACTCCAACCAGAGTGTCTTTTCGAAAGTATTCTCGAG GCGTTCCTCAATCGGTACCTTTATACGGCCGCACTCGTCGGAGGGCACATCGTCCAGCACCAAACTGAAGGAGGCCAAGCAGGCGCCGAAGCTGGACTACCGCTCCATGGTCTCCATGGACGACAAGCCGGAACTCTTTATCAGCGTGGACA AACTCATTCCACGCCCGGCACGCGCCTGCCTTGACCCTCCATTGTATCTGCGCCTGCGCATGGGCAAGCCCATTGGCAAGGCTATTCCGCTGCCAACCTCTGTCATGTCCTACGGCAAGAACAAGTTGCGCGCTGAATACTGGTTCAGTGTGCCCAAGAATCG CGTTGATGAGCTCTATCGCTTCATAAACACCTGGGTGAAACACCTGTACGGTGAACTGGACGAAGAGCAGATCAAGTCGCGTGGCTTTGAGTTGATCCAGGAGGACACCGAGTGGACCAAGAGCGGCACCACCAAGGCCATACTCGGCGGCGGCAGCCAGGATGGCGAGGAGATTAGCGACCTGACCCGCGAGTCCTGGGAG CTTATAAAGGCGCCGTTCGCCAAGACCTACAAGATCATTAAAACGGCTTCGCATGCCGCATCGCATGAGGTGGAGTTGTTGGGTGGCGAG GTGCTGTCCATGAGCACAGATGAATATCGCAAGACTTCACTCTTTGCCACCGGCTCCTTCGAGCTTGACTTCCCCATACCAGATCTGATTGGCAAGACAGAAATTCTCACAGAAGAGCATCG CGAGAAGCTCTGCTCACATCTGCCAGCTAGGGCCGAGGGCTACTCCTGGTCGCTGATCTTCAGTACCTCACAACATGGTTTCGCACTGAACTCTCTGTACCGCAAAATGGCGCGTCTGGAGAGTCCAGTTCTAATTGTCATCGAGGACACAGAGCACAAT gTATTTGGTGCTCTGACCTCTTGCTCGCTGCACGTTTCCGACCACTTTTACGGAACCGGCGAGTCCCTGCTCTACAAATTCAACCCCAGCTTCAAAGTGTTCCATTGGACTGGCGAGAACATGTACTTCATCAAGGGCAACATGGAGTCCCTTTCGATTGGCGCTGGAGA TGGTCGCTTTGGCCTGTGGCTGGATGGTGATCTGAACCAGGGACGATCGCAACATTGCAGCACATACGGCAATGAGCCACTGGCGCCACAAGAAGACTTTGTTATCAAAACACTCGAATGCTGGGCATTTGTTTAA
- the mtd gene encoding nuclear receptor coactivator 7 isoform X17, whose product MQNVLITSHYYWSRRASQDVSSLSRSVDNLAIPVRRSKSRSVDHGLAAPFDLDSLRSKVEQRFESVDKLSRQKSSLPTIPTISYTVGNRDTLTSVAARFDTTPSELTHLNRLNSSFIYPGQQLLVPDKSAKDDASSSCTNDQDGGSLSGKSSPVERKLSGDESREKDILEGLRPGSPKPGHIERVGSSSQQQAEEEANKSDDPVITQRFLKINVRHITDGQGVVGGVLLVTPNAVMFDPNVSDPLVIEHGPESYGVIAPMELVVNAAIFHDIAHMRVAGGAGQGLASGSGGSGDADKPEIYYPKPVLVEEDSKELSEQDGEANKERLEAEIGSLEIADDQESLCSSTGRDGDAFPKAFDRERVDDSSTEAKDSAKTDAQEDEDKKVGLGITDTRTTLEERRKSLLDHHWAIPSKDRSSEDEGDNESNITVDSGSRVQDPHSAASSVSGVPLSQPTAAGASGAVAPAAAASAVGPLPPSAVDLEHLEQLSKQSCYDSGIDIREPIPNVQPIPKKTVYSDADIVLSSEWVPPKTIVPTHFSESPPRSTILGQSLDAGTAGGARKKTSSVSFSVDDEAAQQAQAQAAAAAVTDKQADKKNKMLKRLSYPLTWVEGLTGEGGAVPPAGLGSGSLNKSADTDSAPNTGDSNQSVFSKVFSRRSSIGTFIRPHSSEGTSSSTKLKEAKQAPKLDYRSMVSMDDKPELFISVDKLIPRPARACLDPPLYLRLRMGKPIGKAIPLPTSVMSYGKNKLRAEYWFSVPKNRVDELYRFINTWVKHLYGELDEEQIKSRGFELIQEDTEWTKSGTTKAILGGGSQDGEEISDLTRESWEVLSMSTDEYRKTSLFATGSFELDFPIPDLIGKTEILTEEHREKLCSHLPARAEGYSWSLIFSTSQHGFALNSLYRKMARLESPVLIVIEDTEHNVFGALTSCSLHVSDHFYGTGESLLYKFNPSFKVFHWTGENMYFIKGNMESLSIGAGDGRFGLWLDGDLNQGRSQHCSTYGNEPLAPQEDFVIKTLECWAFV is encoded by the exons GGCAAAAGTCTTCATTGCCCACCATACCCACCATTTCCTACACCGTGGGCAATCGCGACACCCTGACCTCAGTGGCAGCTAGATTCGACACCACGCCCTCGGAGCTGACACACCTGAACCGGCTGAACAGCTCCTTCATCTATCCGGGCCAGCAGCTGCTGGTGCCCGACAAGAGTGCCAAAGATGATGCATCCAGCAGCTGCACCAACGACCAGGATGGAGGCAGCCTCTCCGGCAAGTCGAGTCCGGTTGAGCGCAAATTGTCCGGCGACGAGAGCCGGGAGAAAG ACATCCTTGAGGGCCTGCGCCCTGGATCCCCCAAACCGGGCCACATCGAGCGCgtgggcagcagcagccagcagCAAGCCGAGGAGGAGGCCAACAAGAGCGATGACCCGGTGATCACGCAGCGCTTCCTTAAGATTAATGTACGCCATATCACCGATGGCCAGGGAGTGGTGGGAGGTGTGCTCCTGGTGACGCCCAATGCCGTCATGTTCGATCCCAATGTCAGTGATCCGCTGGTCATCGAACATGGCCCAGAAAGCTATGGTGTTATCGCACCCATGGAGCTGGTGGTCAATGCAGCCATCTTTCACGACATTGCACACATGAGAGTGGCCGGTGGAGCGGGTCAGGGCTTGGCCTCCGGCAGCGGCGGGTCCGGCGATGCTGACAAGCCGGAAATCTACTACCCCAAACCAGTATTAGTCGAGGAGGACTCCAAGGAGTTGTCGGAGCAGGACGGCGAGGCCAACAAAGAGCGCTTGGAGG CTGAAATTGGATCCCTGGAGATAGCCGACGACCAGGAGTCGCTCTGCTCCAGCACTGGACGCGATGGCGATGCCTTCCCCAAGGCCTTCGACCGCGAACGTGTGGAC GACTCATCTACGGAAGCCAAAGATAGCGCTAAGACTGACGCTCAAGAGGATGAGGATAAGAAGGTCGGCCTGGGCATCACAGACACCCGCACCACATTGGAGGAGCGACGCAAGAGTCTGCTGGACCACCACTGGGCTATTCCGAGCAAAGACCG ATCATCGGAAGACGAGGGCGACAACGAGTCCAACATCACCGTGGACAGCGGATCGCGTGTCCAGGATCCCCACTCGGCCGCCAGCTCCGTCAGCGGAGTGCCGCTTAGCCAGCCGACTGCAGCCGGAGCCTCGGGAGCCGTCGCCCCGGCAGCTGCCGCCTCGGCCGTTGGCCCCCTACCCCCCTCAGCCGTCGATTTGGAGCATTTGGAACAGCTCTCGAAGCAGTCGTGCTACGACTCCGGCATCGACATCCGCGAACCCATTCCCAACGTGCAGCCTATACCAAAGAAAACTGTTTACAGTGACGCAGACATAGTCCTCAGCTCCGAATGGGTACCACCGAAGACCATTGTGCCGACGCACTTCAGCGAGTCCCCGCCGCGCAGCACCATCCTGGGCCAGAGCCTGGACGCCGGCACCGCCGGAGGGGCACGCAAAAAGACATCCAGTGTCAGCTTCAGCGTAGATGACGAGGCTGCCCAGCAGGCTCAGGCCCAAGCGGCTGCAGCGGCGGTCACCGACAAGCAGGCGGACAAGAAAAACAAG ATGCTGAAACGTCTCTCGTATCCCCTGACCTGGGTGGAGGGTCTGACCGGCGAGGGCGGAGCTGTGCCGCCCGCGGGGCTGGGCAGTGGCAGCCTAAACAAGTCGGCGGACACGGACTCAGCGCCCAACACTGGTGACTCCAACCAGAGTGTCTTTTCGAAAGTATTCTCGAG GCGTTCCTCAATCGGTACCTTTATACGGCCGCACTCGTCGGAGGGCACATCGTCCAGCACCAAACTGAAGGAGGCCAAGCAGGCGCCGAAGCTGGACTACCGCTCCATGGTCTCCATGGACGACAAGCCGGAACTCTTTATCAGCGTGGACA AACTCATTCCACGCCCGGCACGCGCCTGCCTTGACCCTCCATTGTATCTGCGCCTGCGCATGGGCAAGCCCATTGGCAAGGCTATTCCGCTGCCAACCTCTGTCATGTCCTACGGCAAGAACAAGTTGCGCGCTGAATACTGGTTCAGTGTGCCCAAGAATCG CGTTGATGAGCTCTATCGCTTCATAAACACCTGGGTGAAACACCTGTACGGTGAACTGGACGAAGAGCAGATCAAGTCGCGTGGCTTTGAGTTGATCCAGGAGGACACCGAGTGGACCAAGAGCGGCACCACCAAGGCCATACTCGGCGGCGGCAGCCAGGATGGCGAGGAGATTAGCGACCTGACCCGCGAGTCCTGGGAG GTGCTGTCCATGAGCACAGATGAATATCGCAAGACTTCACTCTTTGCCACCGGCTCCTTCGAGCTTGACTTCCCCATACCAGATCTGATTGGCAAGACAGAAATTCTCACAGAAGAGCATCG CGAGAAGCTCTGCTCACATCTGCCAGCTAGGGCCGAGGGCTACTCCTGGTCGCTGATCTTCAGTACCTCACAACATGGTTTCGCACTGAACTCTCTGTACCGCAAAATGGCGCGTCTGGAGAGTCCAGTTCTAATTGTCATCGAGGACACAGAGCACAAT gTATTTGGTGCTCTGACCTCTTGCTCGCTGCACGTTTCCGACCACTTTTACGGAACCGGCGAGTCCCTGCTCTACAAATTCAACCCCAGCTTCAAAGTGTTCCATTGGACTGGCGAGAACATGTACTTCATCAAGGGCAACATGGAGTCCCTTTCGATTGGCGCTGGAGA TGGTCGCTTTGGCCTGTGGCTGGATGGTGATCTGAACCAGGGACGATCGCAACATTGCAGCACATACGGCAATGAGCCACTGGCGCCACAAGAAGACTTTGTTATCAAAACACTCGAATGCTGGGCATTTGTTTAA